The sequence TCCACCGTCCTCAAAGAAAATTTCCCCCTGCCATAGGGTTTACCATAACAAAACTTGCAAAGGGACCAAGGACAATTCCTCACCACCCTCAAAAGGAGAGAACAACTTCCCCCTTCTGAAGGCGGACGGATGGGGCCAAGCTCATGGCGAAAACCCTTGGGTTCTTTCCATTGCTTCATTTGAAACCCTCCAGGAAAGCCCTGACGTTCTTCCCCAACACCGAATGGTTGTACCCTCCCTCCAGCACCCCGTACCTTTTTCCCCCGCACTTTTCTTCGGCCGCTTCCCTTATCATCCTACCGATTTCTCGGTAGTCTGAGGTGGTGAGGGTTCCGCCCCAATCTTCTTCATGATTGTCGAAGCCCGCGGAAACCCCTACCAAATCGTAATCCCTTTTGGCTAGAAAAGAGGCTATGCCGTGCAAAATGTCTTCCCTACTTCCCTCAGCGTGATGGTAGAAGACCTTCTTGGAACCGGAAAAGATGGCGGCCGTACCGTCCCCATAATGAAGATCGAAGTCTACGATCACGGCTTTTTCTATTTTGCCTGTCACCAGTAACTTTTGAAGGGAAAGGGCCAAGTTGTTGAAATAACAGAAACCCCAAAAACTGTTTGGTCCAGCATGATGACCCGGAGGTCTGATGAGGGCAAAGGAGGGTTCACCCTGAAAAGCCAAAGCAGAGGCTTTCAAGGCCCCTCCGGCTGCCAAAAGGGCCAAGGAATAAACTGAAGGTATGGCCTTCACCCTTTCAAGATGAGAGGGTGTGTGAACGAGGAGGATATCCTCCTCCCTAGCTCGCTCGGGCTCCAAGAACTCAAAGTCCTTCAGCTCTTTTAGAATGGCCTCCATCCTACCAGGGGCAGAGGCAGGATCGGAGGAATAAACTGTCTTGAAGTCTTCACTGTAGACAATTTTCATTCCATATAATTCATCGCCAAAAGGAAAAAGTTTTTTGAGGTTGTGGAAAAAAGAAAAAGATATGTCCGGAATAGGGGAGCTTTTGGAAAGACTGTCCAACGCCGTGGGTGTTTCGGGTAGGGAGGAAGAAGTGGCCGAACTCGTAAAAGCCGAGCTCCAACCCTTCGTGGATGAGATAAGGAGAGATACCATGGGTAACCTGATAGGGATAAAAAGGGGCTCCGAACCTTCCTGCATGCTGGCCGCCCACATGGATGAAATAGGCCTGATGGTCAAACACATCGATGAAAGGGGGTTTATAAGGTTCGTCCCCTTGGGTGGTTGGTTCGATCAAAGCCTTCTCAACGAGAGGGTGGTCTTCAAAACGAAGAAAGGTCCCGTCTATGGTGTAATAGGGTCCAAACCCCCCCATCTGTTGGAAGAGGAGGAGAGGAAGAAACCCGTGAAGATAGAAAACATGTTCATAGACATAGGAGCCAAGAGTGAAGCGGAAGTGAAGGAGGCGGGTATAAGGATAGGCTCCGTGGCCGCCTTAGACCGGCAAGTAAGGATTCTCCTCAACGGAAGGGTTACGGGCAAAGCCTTCGACAACAGGGCTGGACTGGCGGTGATGATCGAGGCCCTGAAGAACACCAAAACCACCTCCACAGTTTACGCCGTGGGGACCGTACAGGAGGAGGTGGGGCTGAAGGGAGCCAGGACCTCCGCTTTTGGTCTAGAACCAACCGTGGCCATAGCCCTAGATGTATCCCTGCCGGGAGATTATCCAGGAATGGAAAAAAAGGACTCCGCGTTGGAAATGGGCAAGGGACCCTCCATTACGGTTACAGACGCCAGCGGACGTGGAATCATCGTTTCGGAGAAGGTCCTCCACTGGCTTACAGAAACTGCTGAGAAATACGGAATTCCCTATCAGCTGGATGTGGCCAAGGGAGGAACCACCGATGCCACCGCCATTTCCCTCACGAAGGCTGGCATACCCACCGGTGTGATAAGTGTTCCTACCCGTTATCTCCACTCCGGGGTGGAAACTCTGGATCTCTCGGATCTCAAATACGCAAGTGAACTCGTGGCTAGAGCCTTGGAAACGGCCAAGGACTACTTTTAGAGCTTGATCTTGACGTTGTCGGAAACTAAGCTGAGCTTAAGTTCCTCAGCCACAATATAGGTATTCCGCATCTGGACCAACCAAGTTAAGGGTGGGTACATGTGCGAGTTGACCCTCTCACCCGTTTGGAGGCCCACCAATCCTCCCAGGAGGGGTATTCCCTGCTCTACGTAGGCTCCATTTATTATGATTTGGCTCAAGGGTAGCAAGTTCAAGACTAGGATATCCGTTTTCATGTACTTTGCTTTGAGATAGAAGTTCTCTGCATCA comes from Candidatus Hadarchaeales archaeon and encodes:
- a CDS encoding M42 family metallopeptidase codes for the protein MSGIGELLERLSNAVGVSGREEEVAELVKAELQPFVDEIRRDTMGNLIGIKRGSEPSCMLAAHMDEIGLMVKHIDERGFIRFVPLGGWFDQSLLNERVVFKTKKGPVYGVIGSKPPHLLEEEERKKPVKIENMFIDIGAKSEAEVKEAGIRIGSVAALDRQVRILLNGRVTGKAFDNRAGLAVMIEALKNTKTTSTVYAVGTVQEEVGLKGARTSAFGLEPTVAIALDVSLPGDYPGMEKKDSALEMGKGPSITVTDASGRGIIVSEKVLHWLTETAEKYGIPYQLDVAKGGTTDATAISLTKAGIPTGVISVPTRYLHSGVETLDLSDLKYASELVARALETAKDYF